The Fodinibius saliphilus genomic interval CGTTACTTTCACTGCAATACCATAAACAGGGTGGCATACCTGCAGAACAAATATCGACGTTATGCCCATTGCATTTCATGAGCATTAGTCCCATATACATCATATGCAAATCCATATTTCGAATACCGGATGACATGCGTTGAATAATTCCTAAGTTATCATGGTCAGTAGCAAGCGTATGAAAATAGCTTTTGGCTGTTGCTACCATGATGCCTGCTTTCATTCCGTGTCCCGTGGCATCTCCCACAGCCACTGTTAGTGTACCATTGTTAGATATATTAAAATCGTAGTAATCACCTCCTACCTCCTGTGCTGTTTCCATAAATACAGCAATATCCCATTTATCGGTCTGGGGAATCTGTTTGGGAAGCATTGAAAGCTGAAGGGTTCGCGCTTTTTCTAATTCCTGAGATTTGCGTTCATTTTCTGCTTCAAGTAACTTCCGTTCAAGTTCTTTCTGCTTATTTATCCGTTCTTGTTCCAAGGATTTTTCAGAAAGACGACGTACTTCTGCCAGTTTATGTTTGAGGCGCTTTTGCGTTTGTGCAAAATCACGAGACAAATATATCGACATTGACAAAATCAGCACAGAAGCACCCATTAAGTTCCCCCATATCGGTTCACCATTCAGAATTTCAAGGTTTGACAAGACCGTATAAAAAATACCTCCTGCAAATCCGGCAAGACCTCCGCCAATAATTAATACTCCTTTTTTGTATGTAGAAAAAAGTCGAAATAACACCCTGCTTATCTCCACTAATGTTACTAAGACAAATAGCTCACGAATAAGACTCACTTCTCCAACATTAAACCATGTAGCACCCGCCAGTATTAATCCTACTCCTAAAAAAGGCCAGAACTGCCTTGGAGTTTCAGAAGATAACAGGCTATACGAAAATCGTAGTGCATAAATCACCGATAGTAACCATGACATAAGAGAAAAACGGAAAAGAGTAATTGCCATTAACGGTGACTCTGAAAAATTACTCTCTACGACAGAATAGGTTAAGGCTGCAAGAAAAAAAGTAAACACAGCAAAGTATAAATTCTTTTTTTCTGAAGGATAAAAAACGAAAAGTAGGAAATGGATTATTGTAAATGCTATTAGTCCCCCGGCAAAAAACAGCTGCCACCATGGAGATCCCGTCGTATCTTCAACAGTTGAATTAATGGCATGCTGCAAATCACCAAATAAAAAGCGGAAACCTGCAGTACTATTGTACTCTTCAAATGTTGAAGCATCATAATTTGCAAAGCGTACCGCCAGTACATGATGTGCTGTATCTTGTATAATTAGTGGCCGTGGATTGTTATCTCTTTTGGGTATATTATTTTCTTTAAATGAAGATACCTCACCAATCTCATAGAGTAGTTTCCCATCTAGATAAATCTCTGAAGCCCCATTATGCTGCTCCATAATCAGCGCCAATGGATAGTTAACCAATGTACTGTCTACCTTGAAATGGAAGCGGAACCATCCAATTCCCTCCCAATTAATAAAACTGAGTTCGGAAGATCCCAAATAAGTACTACTTCTCTGCCAAGTAGTGTCAGTAATTGATGGTGAGGCCCATTGTTCATTATCACCGGGTTTGAATAGCCAGGTATCAGTGATATAGATTATCTTTTCATTGGGACTTATATCAGATCTGCTGATACTAACAATATTATTCCTTAGTTGAGCATCAGATGCTTGTGGAGAGACAATTAGAAACACCGATAGTAATATCAGCCCAAAAGTGTATATGTTTATATGTGGATATAATCCCCTCAAAAGAGCGCCCAAGCTATTTTATTTTCAGAGTTACATTTCCTGTTCTGGCTCGAAGATCTATCGGTGGCCCAGATCCTTTATATTCCCCTATAATACTGGCACCCCGTACTCGTCCATCAACCTTTTCAGCTTCAAGAAATCGTACTCTGCTGCCCTGCAATGTTAGCTCATAGCCTGCTCGGTCCGGCAATTCAACATCTACATCTCCGTCTGATGTTTCTAGTTTAATTCCTTGGCCTACTTGTATAAACTTAGCTCTAATATCACCATGTTCAACACGGGCAAGCATTGTTCCGGAAATACGCTCAGACCAAATACGTCCCTCTTTGGTCCGCAGGCGAAATTCCCCGCTACTCCGATCTATAGTAATATTTCCATCTTCTGACTGTGCAAAAATAGTACCCTGACTATCTTTAATTTCAATATTTCCCGCAGAGGTGAATCCTTTGAATTGACCTCTCACGTCTGTAACGCTTATGTGCCCCCCTCCCGTCTTTACCATCTGTCGCCCATGCATTTTAGCCAAAGAAATATCACCGGAAAGTGTTTTCAATTCAGATGACATCGCTTCTGGCACATAAATTTTAAATGAAAAACTGACACTGCCACTAAAAAGTCCGGTATCTCTCTTCTTTCGTTCAACGGAGGCGATAATCTCTTTATCTCGTTTCAACATTGTAATTCTGAAATTGTCAAGGTTGTTAGCATTAGACCAGAAAGAGAATCCGCGATCCACGTAAAGCTCTACTTTTACTTTATTGGACAAAGAGGATGGTAAAACATCGATATTTCCATTGGCAGTAAAAGTCTTTAGCACCCCAGCTCCTTGAATGGAAAACTCTTTCGTTAAGTAAGGTTTACCAGTGTGTTCCCATCTATTCTCTGTGGCAGCAACTGAATCTACTCCCCCACCGGTAAATGAAAAAGCCGACACTGCAAAAAAGAGATAAATGCCGAGCATGCAACCTAGCCGCACTATAAATGTAGTAATGATATTCAACACAACTATTCTCCAAAATTTTATATTGAAGTCTCTAAACCTTACGGACACCATAAGTGTATGTTACAACTTAAAATATAAAGTGTTACTCATTTACGAATGGGGGATATCAACTACAGAAATATTTCTAAAGAGGCAACCCTTTACCTGCAAATATTGTACAGTTTAGTAGAGGTGAGTTATATGACTTTAATTTCAATGAATAGCCGCTTTGATTAAAGAGATTATAAAAGGATGCCGAAAACGGCGCCGTGAAAGTCAAAAAAAGCTCTACAAGATGTTCTATGCCTATGGTATGAGCATAACACTGCGGTATGCGGATTCACGGCAACAAGCTACTGAGATACTCAATGATTCCTTTATGAAAGTCTTTGACAATATCAATTCATATGATATAGAACGACCATTTAAACCTTGGTTGCGCAGGATCATAGTAAATACATCAATCAATCACTACCATAAACACAAAAAAGAGCATCAATTAGTAGAACTGAACATCGAAAAAGATAAGGTGAGCCAGAAACAAGAAATATTAAGCGGTATATCCTACAATGAAATTGTAGACATGGTGCAACAGCTTTCTCCTGCATATCGAACGGTATTTAACCTGCATGTTATCGAGGGATTTAAACATAAAGAAATTGCCGACCTGTTGGATATTACTGTAGGCACCTCAAAATCTAACTTGTCTAAAGCAAAGAAGAACCTACAGTCGATTGTTGAAAAAAATTTTAGCTAGTGCAGTATTATGAATGAACAAAGCAATAATAGTGATCCTTTAGAGGAATTTTTCAGAAAAAAATCTCAGGAATACGATATTGAATATCGTGAAGAAGACTGGGAAAATATGGAGACGCGCCTCGATAAAGCAGATAAATTTCGCCGACAACGCCGACAAAAATGGTTGGCGGCAGCTGTTATTGCATTACTATTTGCTGTATTAACCTATATCACATATAACCAACAGCTTACGATCAATAAACTAGCTAACCAGCTGGATAGCCAACAACAAATAACAACTGTCCCCCCTTCTGCAAATTCAGCTCCTGAGAAATCTGATGATATTGTATCAAATGATCAACCAAACAACCCAAAATCCGAAGATGCCTCCAAAATTAACAAGCCTCCTGCGATAAATGAAAAGGAGCAAGAAAATCTGCACAATAAAGTGGCTCTTGAAGATAAGCAGGATACTAAAGAAATGGGCCAGCTGAATCTAGAGAAGCTGGTAACTAACAATTTTACAGACAAAAACATGGAGCTTTCTACAAGATTTAATGAGATAGCCTCCACTATCCCAACCATCAAAGCCGTTAACAGATCCACTTGGGCAAAAGCACAAGAAGAAACATCAAACCAGATCAGTGCCACAAGCCTACAGCCCAATCCGCAATTCTCTCGTTTTAGCATCGGTTTTCTATCAGGACCTGATCTAAGTTCGGTGGGTACCTTATCTGACTTTCAAACTCCCGGATACAAACTTGGGTTATCAATTGAATACAAAGTTACACGAAATTTTGCCATCTCCGTTGGTGTTCAGAGAACAAAAGTTCAATACCAAGCCAAGGGTGATCAGTATTCGCCACCACCGGGGTACTGGTCGTATGGAAGAGTACCGGATGAAACAATAGGTAGATGTATACTGCTTGATATCCCAATTACTATAAAATATGATTTTATGCATTTTAATCATTCAAGGTTATATGCTTCAGCAGGGCTTTCCTCTTACATCATGCTTGATGAAGACTATCAATTCAATTACCAAAGCTATCATCCTGGTCTAAAAAAACGCTGGCATC includes:
- a CDS encoding DUF4097 family beta strand repeat-containing protein — its product is MLGIYLFFAVSAFSFTGGGVDSVAATENRWEHTGKPYLTKEFSIQGAGVLKTFTANGNIDVLPSSLSNKVKVELYVDRGFSFWSNANNLDNFRITMLKRDKEIIASVERKKRDTGLFSGSVSFSFKIYVPEAMSSELKTLSGDISLAKMHGRQMVKTGGGHISVTDVRGQFKGFTSAGNIEIKDSQGTIFAQSEDGNITIDRSSGEFRLRTKEGRIWSERISGTMLARVEHGDIRAKFIQVGQGIKLETSDGDVDVELPDRAGYELTLQGSRVRFLEAEKVDGRVRGASIIGEYKGSGPPIDLRARTGNVTLKIK
- a CDS encoding RNA polymerase sigma factor, with protein sequence MIKEIIKGCRKRRRESQKKLYKMFYAYGMSITLRYADSRQQATEILNDSFMKVFDNINSYDIERPFKPWLRRIIVNTSINHYHKHKKEHQLVELNIEKDKVSQKQEILSGISYNEIVDMVQQLSPAYRTVFNLHVIEGFKHKEIADLLDITVGTSKSNLSKAKKNLQSIVEKNFS
- a CDS encoding SpoIIE family protein phosphatase encodes the protein MFLIVSPQASDAQLRNNIVSISRSDISPNEKIIYITDTWLFKPGDNEQWASPSITDTTWQRSSTYLGSSELSFINWEGIGWFRFHFKVDSTLVNYPLALIMEQHNGASEIYLDGKLLYEIGEVSSFKENNIPKRDNNPRPLIIQDTAHHVLAVRFANYDASTFEEYNSTAGFRFLFGDLQHAINSTVEDTTGSPWWQLFFAGGLIAFTIIHFLLFVFYPSEKKNLYFAVFTFFLAALTYSVVESNFSESPLMAITLFRFSLMSWLLSVIYALRFSYSLLSSETPRQFWPFLGVGLILAGATWFNVGEVSLIRELFVLVTLVEISRVLFRLFSTYKKGVLIIGGGLAGFAGGIFYTVLSNLEILNGEPIWGNLMGASVLILSMSIYLSRDFAQTQKRLKHKLAEVRRLSEKSLEQERINKQKELERKLLEAENERKSQELEKARTLQLSMLPKQIPQTDKWDIAVFMETAQEVGGDYYDFNISNNGTLTVAVGDATGHGMKAGIMVATAKSYFHTLATDHDNLGIIQRMSSGIRNMDLHMMYMGLMLMKCNGHNVDICSAGMPPCLWYCSESNEIKEILLKGMPLGSKVKYPYKNKTIEVKNGDTLVLMSDGLMELFNENRQQLGLDRVKNVINEKVESSASDILSEITNLIDRWSGTKDQEDDITVLVMKAKQ